A genomic window from Lineus longissimus chromosome 17, tnLinLong1.2, whole genome shotgun sequence includes:
- the LOC135501827 gene encoding ultra-long-chain fatty acid omega-hydroxylase-like has product MQSSAGPYSISRQLEDTTMQLLTITVVCLVLYSLYRLYRYYFHFIRPLTQKSASLPYPPKHWLFGNLIDHPGVNEGCLYWWLAAVAKCGKIFRLFHGLEPQLYLSHPDSAKEVLRSSEPKPLNIPGYGTLLPWLGRGLVVSEGEQWHRNRRLLTPVFHFEMLKKYLKVFNVTADKMVQRCGLIAQDGKPFDIFQPAGLFSLDTILRCAFSYDLDIQELGESQPIVKLSHEAVTIGLKRCFNPFYWPEIIWWLSPLGRRYKVVCKEFNDISRDIISARKQELEDSDKYNMEKKVHHDFLEILLKARDEDGNGLTEDEIRAEVNTFMFAGHDTTSSAISWTLYQLGKHPEHQAKCRTEINSIMQGREGDEMEWDDITKLTYLTMCIKETMRLQTTVPMISRYTTRDLEINGHLIPKGMLVNIMLFVIHMQPDVWVDPETYRPDRFLPDEVAKRDTYAFVPFSAGPRNCIGQNFALNGMKVVLSKLIRNFRIGLDETRPPKRLPVAVLKTENGLWLTFEPLNVD; this is encoded by the exons ATGCAAAGTTCTGCGGGTCCGTATTCGATTTCTCGGCAATTAGAAG ATACGACAATGCAGCTCTTGACAATCACAGTAGTCTGTCTCGTCCTCTACTCACTCTACCGCCTATACAGATACTACTTCCACTTCATCCGCCCACTGACACAGAAATCGGCCTCCCTTCCCTACCCTCCAAAACACTGGTTATTCGGGAACCTTATCGACCATCCGGGGGTCAACGAGGGCTGTCTCTACTGGTGGTTAGCAGCTGTTGCCAAATGTGGGAAGATCTTCCGCCTCTTTCACGGACTTGAACCACAGCTTTATCTCAGCCATCCGGACTCTGCGAAAGAAGTCCTACGTTCAAGTGAGCCTAAACCGTTGAATATCCCAGGCTACGGTACCCTTCTGCCCTGGTTAGGCCGCGGTCTTGTCGTCTCAGAAGGCGAACAATGGCATCGAAACCGTCGTCTGCTCACTCCAGTTTTCCATTTTGAAATGCTCAAGAAATATTTAAAGGTATTTAACGTAACTGCAGATAAAATGGTCCAGCGATGTGGTCTTATCGCGCAAGATGGGAAACCATTCGACATCTTTCAGCCAGCTGGTCTATTCAGCCTAGACACCATCCTCCGTTGTGCCTTCTCGTACGACCTTGACATTCAGGAACTTGGCGAAAGCCAGCCAATTGTAAAGCTATCGCATGAAGCAGTGACCATTGGTCTCAAGCGATGCTTTAACCCATTTTATTGGCCGGAAATTATTTGGTGGTTGTCGCCTTTGGGAAGAAGGTACAAGGTCGTCTGTAAGGAGTTTAACGATATCTCACGAGATATAATAAGCGCAAGAAAACAGGAACTTGAAGATTCCGACAAATACAACATGGAGAAGAAGGTTCATCATGATTTTCTAGAGATCCTTTTAAAGGCTCGGGACGAGGACGGGAATGGTTTGACCGAAGATGAGATCAGGGCCGAGGTGAATACCTTTATGTTCGCTGGTCATGACACCACTTCAAGCGCCATCTCATGGACATTGTACCAATTGGGAAAGCATCCAGAACACCAGGCAAAATGCAGGACAGAGATCAACAGCATCATGCAGGGACGCGAAGGAGACGAGATGGAATGGGATGACATCACCAAGCTAACCTACCTGACGATGTGCATCAAAGAAACCATGCGGCTGCAAACCACTGTTCCTATGATTTCGCGATACACTACCAGAGATCTCGAAATCAATGGTCACTTGATACCGAAAGGAATGTTGGTCAACATCATGCTGTTTGTCATCCACATGCAACCGGATGTTTGGGTGGACCCAGAAACTTATAGACCGGATCGATTCCTTCCAGATGAGGTCGCAAAGAGAGACACCTATGCCTTTGTGCCATTTTCTGCCGGCCCACGGAATTGCATCGGTCAGAACTTTGCCTTGAATGGAATGAAAGTCGTTCTTTCGAAACTTATCCGAAATTTCCGGATTGGATTGGACGAGACACGCCCACCTAAGAGGTTACCTGTAGCTGTTTTGAAGACTGAAAATGGCCTGTGGTTAACATTTGAACCTCTCAATGTAGATTAG